One region of Rubinisphaera margarita genomic DNA includes:
- a CDS encoding polysaccharide lyase family 7 protein translates to MLSRSRVFGLIVLFSISEAFASAAEPPGRVFDLSAWKLTVPVDGDQDGKPDEILQPELQDYRDPECFFMNPADDAIVFRGPCGGVPTKNSGYPRCELREMTSDGGDEIGWSTTDSGSHVLELELAIKQLPEKKKHVVCAQIHDQEDDILMVRLERNKLFVERNDIGDVLLDSDYQLGDRVKLRIEAGQGRIRVSYNGEQKLDWKVSKKRCYFKAGCYTQSNVKQGDRPEAYAEVWIYALHIQHHGKTTLGQ, encoded by the coding sequence ATGCTCAGCAGATCTCGTGTTTTCGGACTGATCGTTCTCTTCTCTATCTCTGAAGCATTCGCTTCGGCAGCCGAACCTCCCGGCCGGGTTTTCGATCTCTCCGCCTGGAAATTGACGGTTCCCGTTGATGGCGATCAGGACGGCAAGCCGGACGAAATTCTGCAGCCGGAGTTACAGGACTATCGAGATCCGGAGTGCTTTTTTATGAACCCGGCCGATGACGCGATCGTCTTCCGCGGTCCTTGTGGCGGCGTTCCAACGAAGAACTCGGGTTATCCTCGCTGTGAACTGCGTGAAATGACGTCGGATGGCGGCGATGAAATCGGTTGGTCGACTACTGACTCCGGGTCGCACGTGCTGGAACTGGAACTCGCGATCAAGCAACTTCCGGAGAAGAAGAAGCACGTCGTCTGTGCCCAGATCCACGACCAGGAAGACGACATTCTGATGGTCCGCCTGGAACGGAACAAACTGTTCGTGGAACGCAACGACATCGGCGACGTCCTGCTCGACTCGGACTATCAGCTGGGCGACCGGGTCAAGCTTCGCATCGAAGCCGGCCAGGGACGCATTCGGGTCTCTTATAACGGAGAACAGAAGCTCGACTGGAAAGTGTCGAAGAAGAGGTGCTACTTCAAGGCGGGATGCTATACGCAGTCAAACGTGAAGCAGGGGGATCGCCCGGAGGCGTATGCTGAAGTCTGGATCTACGCGCTTCACATTCAGCATCACGGGAAGACGACGCTGGGCCAATGA